The genomic stretch GGACGAGTTGCGCGCCGCCCTGGAGCCGCTCGGCGAATGGCCCCTGCGTGACTACTTTCCCGAAGCCGCTATTCCCCGGCTACGCGCGCCGCAGCTTCAGTGGCCCGACACCGTGCGCGAGCGCATCCGCTTCGTCGCGCAAGACGACGACATCAACTACACGATCATCGGGATGCTCATGCTCGAGTCCTTCGGAACCGGATTCACCAAGGAGAACCTGCGCGACGTCTGGATGATGCAGTTGCCCATCATCGCGACGTTCGGACCCGAGCGCACGATGCTGGCGCGCGCCGCGCTGAACTCCCTCGAAGGAGGCGACCCCTCGGCGCTGGATGAGTGGGTACGCGTGGCTAACCCTCGCGACGAGTGGTGCGGCGCGCTCATTCGGGCGGACGCCTACGGGTACGGCTGCATGGGACGCCCGGCCCTCGCCGCCGAACTCGCTTGGCGCGACGCAAGCTGGACGCACCGGCGCACCGGGACGTACGCAACGATGTTCGTCGCCGCAGCCATCGCGTCGGCACCGGGCGCGCGCGAGCCCCTCGACATGTTCCGCGCCGGACTTCGCTATGTCCCCACCAAGAGCCGGTTCCACGAAATCACCGCGGCGCTGCTGGACGAGGTTTCGCGCGCGCACGACTGGCTCGACGGATACGAGCGCGTCCGCGCGCTGACCCCGGGCATGACACACTGCCGCATCTACCAAGAGGTTGGAACCTTGGCCAACACCTTGCGCTTCGCGTCCGACGTCGGCGACGGAATCTGCAAGCAAGTAAGCCAAGGCAACGACACCGACAGCTTCGGCGCCACCGCGGGGTCGATGCTGGGAGCGTTCTTCGGCCCCGGTCACCTCGAAGCGCGATGGCTTGCGCCGTTCAACGACGAGATCCGCGTCGCGCTCGCGCTATTCCCCGAACGCTCACTGTCGGCGCTGACCGCACGCATCGGCCGACTGCCGGCGCGCATCGCCGGCGACCTTAAAGCCTGATCAAGCCGAATGCTCCGAATGGCCAATGCGCAGAAACGCCGCATGGCCACATAGGGTTATTCGCAATGCACGGCGCGCGCCTGTTAGTGAAGTGCCCCGGCAATCGCTTCCGCAACGTCCTCCCGGCCGATTCGCCGCCGGAAGACCCAGTACGTCCAACCTTGGTACAGCAGGACCACCGGAGTAAAGATCGCCGCAATGATCGACATCAGCTTCAGTGTGTACGGCGCCGAGGACGCGGTTGCGATCGTCAAGCTGAAGTCGGGGTTGGTGCTCGACACCATCACGCGGGGATACAGATTCATAAAGATCGTGGCCGTCAGCAGCACGATGGAGGCACCCGTCGCCACGAAGGCCCAGCCGTCCCACTTCTGGTACACCAGCCAGGACACCACAAGCAGTAACGCGATCGCGGCGATCGGCATCGGATCGGGAACGATGCCGCGCGTGTTCTTCTCCACGGCATTCAAGTAAGTCCACCCCAGGAAGGCGAACACCCCGGCCGCGGCCGCCCACGCCAACTTCGCCGCCATGGAGCGGGCTCGATCCGCAATCGCACCATGCGTCTTCAGCGCGATGAACACCGCTCCGTGCAAGGTGAACAGCAGAACGAATGCGACACCACCGACGAGCGCGTACGGATTCAGCAACCCGAACAGGGACCCGGTGAACTCCTTGCTTGAGTCGATTGGAACACCGCGAAGAATGTTCGCCCATGCGACACCCCACAACAGCGACGGAACCAGGCTCCCCCAGAAGATCGCCCTATCCCACCACGCACGCCATGCCGGACGCACGTCCTTGCTCCGGGACTCGAATGCCACTCCGCGAAAGATCAGTGCGACCAGAACGAGGAACAGCGGAAGGTAGAACCCGCTGAACAACGTCGCATACCAGTCGGGAAACGCGGCAAAGGTTGCCCCTCCGGCGACCACAAGCCACACCTCGTTGCCGTCCCACACCGGGCCGATCGTGTTGATCATCACCCGCCGGTCGACGTCGTCCTTGCCTAGAAACGGCAGCAGGATGCCCACGCCGAAATCGAATCCCTCAAGGAAGAAGTAGCCGACCCACAGGACGGCGATCAGGGTGAACCACAGGATCTGAAGGTTGCTCATCATGTCACCGCCTCAGTACACGAGTTTCGGACGTCCGTCGGATGCCGGCTCGGGCTCCGGCTTGATTCCCGCTTTTGCGAAGCGCACGAGCATCCCGATCTCGACCACCGACAACAGGCCGTACACCAGCGTGAATCCCACAAGCGTCGTTGCGATCGTTCCCCTGCCGACGCTGGGAGACACCGCGTCGGAAGTACGCATCAACCCGAAGACGACCCAAGGCTGACGACCGACCTCGGTGAACACCCACCCCGCGATGTTGGCAATCGTCGGGACCAGGACCGACAAAGCCACGAGCCGCAAGTAACGCCGGCTGGACGTGAATTTCCCGCGCCGCATCTGAACAAGCCCGAAGCCGGTCAGCGCAACCAGCAAGAAGCCGAGGCCCACCATGATTCGGAAGCTCCAGTAGGTCACCCACGGAATCGGCATGTAGTTCCCAGGGCCGTACCGAGTTTCGTAGGCCGCCTGGATGTCGTTCATCCCCTCGACCGTTCCGTTCCAGGAGTTCGTGGCGAGCACGCTCAGAAGATTGGGCACCCGAATCTGAAAGACCGGGCGCGCGCCCGCGGGGTCTCCGATCGTCAGCAGCGAGAAACTCGCACCGCGCTCGGTGCTCCACAGAGCCTCCGCGGCCGCCATCTTCATGGGCTGCTGCTCGGTCATCACCTGCGACTGCGCGTGCCCCGTGAACACCACGCCTGAGGCTCCGATGAAAGCGGCGACGAGTGCGATTCCCGCCGAGCGCACGAAGACGTCGGTGTCATGCTTGCGGAGCAAGTGGTAGGCGCTGACTCCCAGAACGAACATCCCGCCGGTCAGAATCGCCGCCAGAACCGTGTGCACGAAGGCGACGATCAGCGTCGAGTTCGTCATCATCGCCACGAAGTCCGTCATCTCGGCGCGACCGGTCCGCGGGTTCATCGTGTATCCGACGGGATGCTGCATCCAGGAATTCGCAGCGAGGATGAACCACGCCGAGATCTGAGTGCCGATGGCCACTATCCAGATGGTCGCCACGTGGATCCGACCCGGAAGCCGATTCCACCCGAAGATCCACAGCCCCAAGAACGTCGACTCAAGGAAGAACGCCAGCAGGCCCTCGATCGCCAAGGTTGGCCCGAACACGTCGCCCACGAAGCGTGAGTACGCGGACCAGTTCATGCCGAACTGGAATTCCTGCACGATGCCGGTGACGACGCCCATAGCAAACGTAATGAGGAACAACTTCCCCCAGAACTTAGTCATGCGCTTGTATTTCTCATCGCCGGTGCGCTGATACAGCGTGTGCATGACGGCCACGAGCAAGGACAGGCCGATGCTGAGCGGAACGAACAAGAAGTGAAATGCGATCGTGATCGCGAACTGCAGCCGCGCCAGTGTCAGTGCGGTCATTCGGTCTCCCTCCAAGCGATTCGCAATTAAGCCGGCGGACGCGTCGATGCTTCCGGCACCTCGCCGGCCCGCTTCAAGGCGCGCCTGCGCAGATGCTCGGAATAGTCGTTCCACACGTCCGCACCCGGGGCGCGACCGGGGAAGATGTCGAAATGACAGGTCGCCGACCCGGACGGAATCGTCGTCGCGAAGGCGACGTCGAATCCGCGTTCCCCAAACAACTCGCGCCCGGCCTCCAGCATTCCCTCGACCAGATAACGCTGGACCCGGCAGTCGAAGGCTCCGTAAACGTCTTCGTGCGGGCAGTAGTGAATGTCGAAACCGGCCCGGTCTCCGTCGACGTCCGGGCGCTCGATGGACGCGTAACACACTTCGTTGATCCAGGAGGCGAACAGGCTCGCGATCTCTGCCGCGGAGGCGTCCGCGGGAACTTCGACCCCGGCCAGCATTTCACCGGCGATGCGTGCGCCGACATCCCTCAATGCCGCGCGCGCAACGTCGTGGCCCTCGGCGCCGAACCGCTCCTCGATCCCGACGAGCATCCCGATCAGCGACACAGCCATCATCTGGCCCCACACGAAAGTCGAAGCCGGATCGTACTCAGGATTCGCAAGCGCCTTCGCCCGGAAGCCCTCCACGGCATCGGCAAAAGGCCACTCGAGAGGCAGTCGGTCCCGCCGGCCACCCCAAGGCAAGGTCTCCGCTCGGTTGGCACGGGCGTCGGGGTGAGGTTGAACCGGAGTCCCCGTCCAGGCTCGTTCACTCATAGATGTCTCCCTTCGCGAACATCAGGCAGCGTACATCGGGCGCGGGTTCTATGATCGGTGGCGGAGGTGAGGCTGATGATGTGGGGTCCGGGCTGGAACTGGGGGGCAGGCGCCTGGCTGATGGGGGTGTCGATGCTGTTGTTCTGGGCACTCGTCATCACCGTGGTGATCGTTCTACTTCGTCGATTCACAGCCGGTCCGGCATCCGGCGAGGCCCAACGCCGGGAACCGGATCGAGCGATCTCGATCCTCGAAGAGCGGTTTGCGCGCGGCGAGATCGACCGCGAGGAGTTCGAGCAACGCCGGCAAGTCCTGCGCGGCTGACCGGCGCGCGCGCCAACAGAAGTGCCGGGGAAGGGATTCGAACCCCCACTGGGTTGCCCCAAGCGGATTTTGAGTCCGCCGCGTCTGCCATTTCGCCACCCCGGCGCGCGGGTCAGTATAAAGGTCCGGCGGGGATCGGGGCGCGCGCCTCGGGAACCTCGCATCCCGGACATCGTGAATTCCCCGGCGCCTGCATTCAAGGAACGCCCTCCAACTTCCGTATCCTGGTTGTGTGAACAAGATCTCGGACTACGGGCTGATCGGCGACTGCCACTCCGCGGCCCTTGTCGGGCAAGACGGCTCGATCGACTGGGCCTGCTTCCCCCGCTTCGATTCTCCTAGCGTGTTCGCGCGCAACCTCGACGAGTCCCGCGGCGGGCACTTCCGCATCGCGCCGGAGTTCGTCGAAGACGCCCGCCGCGCGTACCTCCAGGACACCAACATCCTCACAACGACGTTCGAATGTTCCGGCGGCGTCCTCGAACTTACCGACTGCATGCCTGTCGAAACTCCCGAAGAGCCCGGCGGGACGCGCGTTCGCGTGCACCACTCGATCCTGCGGCGCGCGCGCTGCACCATCGGAACCGTAAACGTCCGAGTCTCCGTCGCACCGCGATTCGAGTACGGCAGTCTCCTGCCCCGCTTCACGCCGCTGTCGGCGCGCAGCGCCTACGTAGAGGGCGGCGCCAATGCCATCGTGCTGAACTCGACGCGTCCCGTGGAGGTTCTCGACACCGAAGTGGTTGCGGAATGGACGCTGCACGCGGGCGAAGAGGTTTGGATGGAAGCGACCTGGAGCCGGTCGTACGCGCGCCACCCTCGGGCGCCGTCGCTGGCGAAGTTCGAGCAGGAGTGTAGACGCCGCCTCGAGGCCACAACCGCGTACTGGCGCTTGTGGATCGAGCAGTGCTCCTATGAAGGCGTCTATGCGCCGTTCGTGCGACGATCCGCGCTGGCGCTGAAGGCGCTGACCTATGCGCCGAGCGGCGCCATGGTCGCGGCACCGACCACATCGCTGCCCGAGTTGATCGGCGGCGGGCGCAACTGGGACTACCGCTATACCTGGATCCGCGACGCGACCATGGCGCTGTCCTCTCTGGTGGCCCTCGGCTTCAGACACGAAGCGGAGGCCTTCCGTTCGTGGCTCGAACGAGCGACGGCCGGGCGCGCGCAGAACTTGCAGATCATGTACGGCGTCGAAGGCGAGCGACACCTGCCCGAAATGGAGTTGCCGCACTTGACCGGACACCGCAACTCGGCGCCGGTGCGAATCGGAAACGCCGCCGCCGTGCAGACGCAACTCGACGTCTACGGACAGATCCTGGACGCGGCATACCTGTACGGGAAAGCGGGCGGGGACTTCAGCACCAAGAACTGGACTTTCCTAACGCGTCTGGTCGAATCGGCCGCCGCTCGCTGGCACTGGGCCGACCACGGGATTTGGGAGTTGCGCGATGAACCTCGGCACTTCACGCATTCGAAGCTGCACTGCTGGGTCGCGCTCGATCGGGGGATCCGTATCGCGCAAGCGCGCGGGCTGCCGGCACCGATAGAGCGGTGGGAGCGCGCGCGTGACGAGATCCGCGACTTCTTGCTGGAACAAGCGGCACCCGACGGGTGGTTTCAGCAGGCAGCCGGGTACCCCGTCGCCGACGCAGCGACTCTGCTCGCGCCTGCGCTCGGACTTGTGCCGACCGATCATCCCCTTGCGCTGCGAACCATCCAGGAGGTTCGCGCACAGCTCGAGCACAACGGACTCGTCTACCGATACAAGGGAAACGACGGACTTGAGGGCCAGGAAGGCGCGTTCTTGGTGTGCTCGTTCTGGCTCGTGGACTGCCTAGTGCACACCGGCGAAATCGGTGAGGCGCAAGCCCTGCTGGAGCGCCTGCTCACCTTCGGCGGAGATCTTGGCCTGTTCCCCGAGCAGGTCGATCCAGCAACGGGCGAGGGGCTCGGGAACTTCCCACAGGCGTTCAGCCACATGGCGCTGGTGCTGTCGTGCGGCCATCTGGAGGCCGCGAAACACGGCGGAGTTCACAACGGCGGCTCGTACGCCGAACTCGCAGTCGAACGACTGATGGCCCGGCGCGGTTCGAAATCGGCCACCGTGCCGGCCCAGAGCGCACCTTAAGACCCCTTCGACTCGGCCGCGCTGCGGGCCCGAGCGATCAGCGCCCGCACTCCGTCTTCGTCGCCGTCGCGCAACATCGCAACGGGATCGGGATCGCCGTTGACGATCGCCTCAAAGAACTCCTTGCGATCCTGATACGTGGGCAACGCGGCCTTGGCCCAAGGGCGCAGATCGTTCAACATCTCGGCCAGCCGCGAGAAAGGCTCACCGTAGGCGGCCGCGATCTCGCGCTTCATGCGCTTGGCGAGGGCGGGACTCGCCCCGGCCGTAGACACCGCAATCGAGATCGCACCGGTGCGAACGATCGCCGGCAGGATGAAGTTGCACAACGCAGGGACGTCGACGACGTTCACCAACATCCGACGGGCCTCGGCGTCCTCGAACACCCGGACGTTTACCTGGGTGGTACCCGTCGCCGCGATCACAATGAATGCGTCGTCGAGATCACCGGGGCCGTATTCGCGCTGCTCCCACTCGATCGAGCCCTTTGCAGCCAGCGCGCGCAATTCCTCGATCGCTTCCGGCGCAACCACCCGAACGAGGGCCCCACAGGCGAGCAGACGTTCCACCTTGTCGCGCGCGATGGCCCCGGCACCCACGACCAGGGCCCGACGGCCGCTCATGCGCACGCAGGCGACGTACAACGGAGTCTCTGCCAGGTCACGGACGCAACTGTCGTCGCATACGCCCTTGCGCAGGGGACAAATGCAGTCCTTCCCGGCGAGTTCGCTCGACATAGCCTTCATCGTAGCGGTGGGGTACTCCTCAGCGCGTGACGGCCGCGCGCAGTTCCCGAACCAGTTCGCCGACGGCGGCGGCGGGGTCGGTCGCTGCGGCAGCGCGCGCCACAATCGCGCTGCCGACGATAACGCCGTCGGCGTACCCGGCGACCGCACGAGCATGTTCGGCGGTGCTCACACCGATCCCGACCGCAACCGGTAAATCGGTCTGCGCGCGAATCGATTCGACCAACACGCGCGCGCGGTCGGACAACGTTTGGCGCACCCCCGTCACTCCCAGCAGCGACGCCGCATAGACGAAACCGCGCGATGCCTCGCCGATAGAGCGAAGGCGCTCCGGCGGCGAAGTCTGCGCGGCGATGAATACCGTCGCGATCCCGGCGGCGTCGCAAGCCGCACGCCACGGACCCGCGTCCTCGACGGAAAGATCGGGGATGATGGCTCCGGCCGCCCCGGCCGTTGCGAACGCCTGCGCCGCGCGCTCGAGCCCCTGATGAAACACCAAGTTGTAGTACGTCATCGCGACAAGCGGGATCCCCGACTCGGCCGAGGCGCGCGCGATTAGGTCCAGCGCCTCGGACATCCGCAGCCCGCGTTCGAGCACCGCCGTCGTCGCCGACTGGATCACCGGTCCGTCCATGATCGGATCCGAGAACGGAATCCCGATCTCCAACACGTCGGCGCCGGCCTCCGCCGCGGCAACAGCCATACGCACAAAGGCATCGGGGTCCGGATACGCGCACACCAGGAACGGCATCAGCAGCGCGCGCCCTTCGGCGCGGCCGCGCGCGAACGCCGCGTCCAGTCGCTCGGCCGCCGTGTGATCAGTCCGCGCCATGAAGGATCCTTCGCACGGTTTCCACGTCCTTGTCTCCGCGGCCGGAAAGGTTCACCAAAATCACCGCGTCCGGGCCCAGCCCGCGTGCTTCGCGGATCGCCCACGCCAGCGCGTGAGACGACTCCAGCGCCGGAAGGATTCCCTCGGCGCGCGCCAGCGTGCCGAACGCCGCAAGAGCCTCGTCGTCCGTCGCGGAGTCGTAAACGGCGAGCCCTTGCTCCTTGAGGAAAGCGTGCTCCGGCCCGACGCCCGGGTAGTCGAGTCCCGCCGAGATCGAGTGCGTCGGCAACACCTGACCGTCGGGGTCTTGGATCAGCATGGACAGCGCACCGTGCAAAACGCCCGGCTCCCCCGCCGAGATCGTCGCCGAGTGCTCTCCGGTAGATATGCCGCGACCGGCGGCCTCGACTCCGACCAGGCGGACGCCTTCTTCTCCAAGAAACCCGTGGAAAATCCCCATCGCGTTCGAGCCGCCACCGACGCAGGCGACGACAACGTCTGGCAGCCTGCCCTCGTGCTCGAGAATCTGGGCTCGGGCTTCCTCTCCGATGATCTTTTGGAACTCCCGGACCATCAACGGGAAGGGGTGAGGCCCGACGACCGAGCCCATCGCGTAGTGCGTGGTCTCGACGTTGGCGACCCAGTCGCGCAGTCCCTCGTTGATCGCGTCCTTCAGCGTTTGGGAGCCGGAGGTCACGTGCACGACCGATGCACCGAGTTGCTCCATGCGAAAGACAT from Actinomycetota bacterium encodes the following:
- a CDS encoding ADP-ribosylglycohydrolase family protein; translation: MLPTIESLRERLRLVITDKQEQGHITEGLPEQLAAIPDAYDPLAEFARRLADLPMRPDWRYDEPDDFEAICARWDDPAADPGSVDVDDAAARAEAAFLGRVCGCILGKPVEFDPTLDELRAALEPLGEWPLRDYFPEAAIPRLRAPQLQWPDTVRERIRFVAQDDDINYTIIGMLMLESFGTGFTKENLRDVWMMQLPIIATFGPERTMLARAALNSLEGGDPSALDEWVRVANPRDEWCGALIRADAYGYGCMGRPALAAELAWRDASWTHRRTGTYATMFVAAAIASAPGAREPLDMFRAGLRYVPTKSRFHEITAALLDEVSRAHDWLDGYERVRALTPGMTHCRIYQEVGTLANTLRFASDVGDGICKQVSQGNDTDSFGATAGSMLGAFFGPGHLEARWLAPFNDEIRVALALFPERSLSALTARIGRLPARIAGDLKA
- the cydB gene encoding cytochrome d ubiquinol oxidase subunit II, with translation MMSNLQILWFTLIAVLWVGYFFLEGFDFGVGILLPFLGKDDVDRRVMINTIGPVWDGNEVWLVVAGGATFAAFPDWYATLFSGFYLPLFLVLVALIFRGVAFESRSKDVRPAWRAWWDRAIFWGSLVPSLLWGVAWANILRGVPIDSSKEFTGSLFGLLNPYALVGGVAFVLLFTLHGAVFIALKTHGAIADRARSMAAKLAWAAAAGVFAFLGWTYLNAVEKNTRGIVPDPMPIAAIALLLVVSWLVYQKWDGWAFVATGASIVLLTATIFMNLYPRVMVSSTNPDFSLTIATASSAPYTLKLMSIIAAIFTPVVLLYQGWTYWVFRRRIGREDVAEAIAGALH
- a CDS encoding cytochrome ubiquinol oxidase subunit I; the protein is MTALTLARLQFAITIAFHFLFVPLSIGLSLLVAVMHTLYQRTGDEKYKRMTKFWGKLFLITFAMGVVTGIVQEFQFGMNWSAYSRFVGDVFGPTLAIEGLLAFFLESTFLGLWIFGWNRLPGRIHVATIWIVAIGTQISAWFILAANSWMQHPVGYTMNPRTGRAEMTDFVAMMTNSTLIVAFVHTVLAAILTGGMFVLGVSAYHLLRKHDTDVFVRSAGIALVAAFIGASGVVFTGHAQSQVMTEQQPMKMAAAEALWSTERGASFSLLTIGDPAGARPVFQIRVPNLLSVLATNSWNGTVEGMNDIQAAYETRYGPGNYMPIPWVTYWSFRIMVGLGFLLVALTGFGLVQMRRGKFTSSRRYLRLVALSVLVPTIANIAGWVFTEVGRQPWVVFGLMRTSDAVSPSVGRGTIATTLVGFTLVYGLLSVVEIGMLVRFAKAGIKPEPEPASDGRPKLVY
- a CDS encoding SHOCT domain-containing protein; translation: MAEVRLMMWGPGWNWGAGAWLMGVSMLLFWALVITVVIVLLRRFTAGPASGEAQRREPDRAISILEERFARGEIDREEFEQRRQVLRG
- a CDS encoding glycoside hydrolase family 15 protein, which codes for MNKISDYGLIGDCHSAALVGQDGSIDWACFPRFDSPSVFARNLDESRGGHFRIAPEFVEDARRAYLQDTNILTTTFECSGGVLELTDCMPVETPEEPGGTRVRVHHSILRRARCTIGTVNVRVSVAPRFEYGSLLPRFTPLSARSAYVEGGANAIVLNSTRPVEVLDTEVVAEWTLHAGEEVWMEATWSRSYARHPRAPSLAKFEQECRRRLEATTAYWRLWIEQCSYEGVYAPFVRRSALALKALTYAPSGAMVAAPTTSLPELIGGGRNWDYRYTWIRDATMALSSLVALGFRHEAEAFRSWLERATAGRAQNLQIMYGVEGERHLPEMELPHLTGHRNSAPVRIGNAAAVQTQLDVYGQILDAAYLYGKAGGDFSTKNWTFLTRLVESAAARWHWADHGIWELRDEPRHFTHSKLHCWVALDRGIRIAQARGLPAPIERWERARDEIRDFLLEQAAPDGWFQQAAGYPVADAATLLAPALGLVPTDHPLALRTIQEVRAQLEHNGLVYRYKGNDGLEGQEGAFLVCSFWLVDCLVHTGEIGEAQALLERLLTFGGDLGLFPEQVDPATGEGLGNFPQAFSHMALVLSCGHLEAAKHGGVHNGGSYAELAVERLMARRGSKSATVPAQSAP
- a CDS encoding bifunctional precorrin-2 dehydrogenase/sirohydrochlorin ferrochelatase, with amino-acid sequence MSSELAGKDCICPLRKGVCDDSCVRDLAETPLYVACVRMSGRRALVVGAGAIARDKVERLLACGALVRVVAPEAIEELRALAAKGSIEWEQREYGPGDLDDAFIVIAATGTTQVNVRVFEDAEARRMLVNVVDVPALCNFILPAIVRTGAISIAVSTAGASPALAKRMKREIAAAYGEPFSRLAEMLNDLRPWAKAALPTYQDRKEFFEAIVNGDPDPVAMLRDGDEDGVRALIARARSAAESKGS
- the trpA gene encoding tryptophan synthase subunit alpha, whose product is MARTDHTAAERLDAAFARGRAEGRALLMPFLVCAYPDPDAFVRMAVAAAEAGADVLEIGIPFSDPIMDGPVIQSATTAVLERGLRMSEALDLIARASAESGIPLVAMTYYNLVFHQGLERAAQAFATAGAAGAIIPDLSVEDAGPWRAACDAAGIATVFIAAQTSPPERLRSIGEASRGFVYAASLLGVTGVRQTLSDRARVLVESIRAQTDLPVAVGIGVSTAEHARAVAGYADGVIVGSAIVARAAAATDPAAAVGELVRELRAAVTR
- the trpB gene encoding tryptophan synthase subunit beta, whose translation is MARALTDPDAGGHFGVFGGKYVPEALMHALDELEQAFTEACADAEFVAELEYLRREYAGRPTPLWFAERLTKQCGGARIYLKREDLAHTGAHKINNVLGQCLLARRMGKQRVIAETGAGQHGVATATTAALFGQECVVYMGEEDCRRQALNVFRMEQLGASVVHVTSGSQTLKDAINEGLRDWVANVETTHYAMGSVVGPHPFPLMVREFQKIIGEEARAQILEHEGRLPDVVVACVGGGSNAMGIFHGFLGEEGVRLVGVEAAGRGISTGEHSATISAGEPGVLHGALSMLIQDPDGQVLPTHSISAGLDYPGVGPEHAFLKEQGLAVYDSATDDEALAAFGTLARAEGILPALESSHALAWAIREARGLGPDAVILVNLSGRGDKDVETVRRILHGAD